From the Leifsonia sp. AG29 genome, one window contains:
- a CDS encoding SDR family oxidoreductase, translating into MSRVLVVGGTGLAGRAVTAEAVERGHEVVVAARRAPDDDDDAYVAGAVYVVADLVTGNGLEEAVEGTDVLIDASNADGRRASHVFATGSLNLLHTAARFGVRRAVLLSVVGADGSGYSYYRAKAAQERIFLDSPLEARIVRATQFHDFVTAVFERGRPFGALIAPSRTRFQPIAVPDVARVLVDAAEGDGQPDSIRTIGGPRIESARALAERWKEASGARRPVVGVRLGGPLGSTWRAGRNVVPDAAIDGMDYDAWLSARG; encoded by the coding sequence ATGTCCCGCGTGCTCGTCGTCGGTGGTACCGGTCTGGCAGGCCGTGCGGTCACGGCGGAGGCGGTCGAGCGCGGTCATGAGGTCGTCGTCGCCGCCCGGCGAGCACCCGACGACGATGACGATGCGTATGTCGCGGGTGCCGTCTATGTGGTCGCCGACCTCGTCACGGGGAACGGACTCGAGGAGGCGGTGGAGGGCACCGACGTGCTCATCGACGCCTCCAACGCCGACGGTCGCCGGGCCTCCCACGTCTTCGCCACCGGCTCGCTGAACCTCCTCCACACCGCCGCTCGCTTCGGTGTGCGCCGTGCGGTGCTGCTGTCGGTGGTCGGCGCCGACGGCTCGGGCTATTCCTATTACCGGGCCAAGGCGGCGCAGGAGCGCATCTTCCTCGACTCGCCCCTGGAGGCGCGCATCGTCCGCGCCACCCAGTTCCACGACTTCGTCACAGCCGTCTTCGAGCGCGGCCGGCCCTTCGGTGCCCTGATCGCCCCCTCCCGCACCCGGTTCCAGCCGATCGCCGTGCCCGATGTGGCCCGCGTGCTCGTCGATGCTGCCGAGGGGGATGGCCAGCCGGACTCGATCCGCACCATCGGCGGTCCGCGGATCGAGTCGGCGCGGGCCCTGGCGGAGCGTTGGAAGGAGGCGAGCGGCGCCCGTCGTCCGGTGGTCGGGGTGCGTCTGGGCGGACCGCTCGGCAGCACCTGGCGCGCCGGCCGCAACGTCGTGCCCGATGCCGCGATCGACGGCATGGACTACGACGCCTGGCTCAGCGCCCGGGGCTGA
- the glgB gene encoding 1,4-alpha-glucan branching protein GlgB, which yields MTPIPEGAAAVDLPDLDDGLLAAVAAGSYHDPHAVLGQHRIAAPGVADPITVIRVLRPLAKEVVAVLPTGARLELAHLSRGIWQGVDIIGPGAYQIEARYDDGTTWTTDDPYRFTPTVGELDLHLIAEGRHEQLWTVLGSHLRDLGGVSGTSFAVWAPHARAVRVVGDFNGWDGTLHAMRNMGSSGVWELFVPGLGEGEIYKFDLLGQNGAWVRKIDPLAQAAEVPPATASRVTVSRHEWQDDAWMQRRRENDPHSGPMSIYELHFGSWRPGIGYREAADQLIDYVGALGYTHVEFLPLAEHPFGGSWGYQVTGYYAPTSRFGSPDDLKYLIDRLHQAGIGVLLDWVPGHFPKDDWALARFDGQPLYEHADPRRGEHKDWGTYIFDYGNSQVRNFLVANALYWLEEFHIDGLRVDAVASMLYLDYSRSDGEWEPNIYGGRENLEAIGFLQEVTATSYKRNPGTVMIAEESTSYPGVTAPTSSGGLGFGFKWNMGWMHDALQYIQEDPMYRHYHHSEITFSLVYAWSEHFLLPISHDEVVHGKGSLIGKMPGDHWQQLANVRAFLAFMWAHPGKQLLFMGQEFGQYSEWSEERGLDWWMLDQPSHRGLWDLVAQLNTVYRAHPELWALDNDPAGFEWLDGSDAAGNVIAFLRKDRDGSPIAVLMNFSGNPHGNYRIGLPHSGEWEELLNTDAEAYGGSGVGNFGAVHAVDEPWMGRPASAVVTLPPLGSLWLKPRR from the coding sequence ATGACCCCGATCCCCGAAGGCGCAGCCGCGGTCGATCTGCCCGACCTCGACGACGGTCTGCTCGCCGCGGTGGCGGCCGGCAGCTACCACGACCCGCACGCGGTGCTCGGTCAGCACCGGATCGCCGCGCCCGGCGTCGCCGATCCGATCACCGTCATCCGGGTCCTCCGGCCCCTCGCCAAGGAGGTCGTCGCGGTCCTCCCCACGGGAGCCCGCCTGGAGCTCGCGCACCTCTCGCGCGGCATCTGGCAGGGGGTGGACATCATCGGGCCGGGCGCCTACCAGATCGAGGCCCGGTACGACGACGGCACCACGTGGACCACCGACGACCCCTACCGGTTCACGCCGACGGTCGGCGAACTCGACCTCCATCTGATCGCCGAGGGGCGGCATGAGCAGCTCTGGACCGTGCTCGGGTCGCACCTCCGCGACCTCGGAGGCGTCAGCGGGACCTCGTTCGCGGTCTGGGCGCCGCACGCCCGGGCCGTCCGGGTCGTGGGCGACTTCAACGGCTGGGACGGAACGCTCCACGCTATGCGCAACATGGGATCGTCGGGAGTCTGGGAACTGTTCGTCCCGGGGCTCGGCGAGGGCGAGATCTACAAGTTCGACCTCCTCGGCCAGAACGGCGCGTGGGTGCGCAAGATCGATCCCCTGGCCCAGGCCGCGGAGGTGCCGCCCGCCACCGCCTCCCGCGTCACCGTCAGCCGGCACGAGTGGCAGGACGACGCGTGGATGCAGCGCCGTCGCGAGAACGACCCGCACTCCGGCCCCATGAGCATCTACGAGCTCCACTTCGGCAGCTGGCGCCCGGGGATCGGCTACCGCGAGGCCGCCGACCAGCTGATCGACTACGTGGGAGCGCTCGGCTACACGCACGTCGAGTTCCTCCCCCTCGCCGAGCACCCGTTCGGCGGCTCCTGGGGCTACCAGGTGACCGGGTACTACGCCCCGACCAGCCGCTTCGGCAGCCCGGACGACCTCAAGTACCTCATCGACCGTCTCCACCAGGCGGGCATCGGCGTGCTGCTCGACTGGGTCCCGGGTCACTTCCCCAAGGACGACTGGGCGCTCGCCCGGTTCGACGGCCAGCCGCTGTACGAGCACGCGGACCCGCGCCGCGGCGAGCACAAGGACTGGGGCACCTACATCTTCGACTACGGCAACTCGCAGGTGCGGAACTTCCTCGTCGCGAACGCCCTCTACTGGCTGGAGGAGTTCCACATCGACGGCCTGCGGGTCGACGCGGTCGCCTCCATGCTGTACCTCGACTACTCGCGCTCCGACGGCGAGTGGGAGCCGAACATCTACGGCGGCCGCGAGAATCTCGAGGCGATCGGCTTCCTGCAGGAGGTCACGGCGACCTCGTACAAGCGCAACCCGGGCACCGTGATGATCGCGGAGGAGTCGACGAGCTACCCGGGGGTCACCGCGCCGACGAGTTCGGGCGGACTCGGTTTCGGCTTCAAGTGGAACATGGGCTGGATGCACGACGCGCTGCAGTACATCCAGGAGGACCCGATGTACCGGCACTACCACCACAGCGAGATCACGTTCTCCCTCGTGTACGCCTGGAGCGAGCACTTCCTCCTGCCGATCAGCCACGACGAGGTCGTCCACGGGAAGGGTTCCCTCATCGGGAAGATGCCGGGCGATCACTGGCAGCAGCTCGCGAACGTCCGTGCGTTCCTCGCCTTCATGTGGGCGCATCCCGGCAAGCAGCTGCTGTTCATGGGTCAGGAGTTCGGGCAGTACTCGGAGTGGAGCGAGGAGCGCGGCCTCGACTGGTGGATGCTCGACCAGCCGTCCCATCGCGGCCTGTGGGACCTCGTGGCCCAGCTGAACACGGTCTACCGCGCGCACCCCGAACTGTGGGCGCTCGACAACGACCCGGCCGGGTTCGAGTGGCTCGACGGGTCGGACGCGGCGGGAAACGTCATCGCCTTCCTGCGCAAGGACCGCGACGGCTCCCCCATCGCCGTCCTGATGAACTTCTCCGGCAACCCGCACGGGAACTACCGGATCGGCCTCCCGCACTCCGGCGAATGGGAGGAACTGCTCAACACGGACGCCGAGGCCTACGGCGGATCCGGTGTCGGGAACTTCGGCGCCGTGCACGCGGTCGACGAGCCGTGGATGGGCCGGCCCGCCTCGGCCGTCGTGACGCTCCCCCCGCTGGGGTCGCTGTGGCTGAAGCCGCGCCGCTGA
- a CDS encoding alpha/beta hydrolase yields the protein MEIRGGVELPARREEITLRTRDGLDLVGELSSPLDREPVATLVTLHPLPTAGGFMDSHILRKAAARLPALADIAVLRFNTRGTSSPRGRSQGEFGHGVDERYDVEAAMTFVTERRLPHPWLLGWSFGTELALMYGREQPVDGVILLSPPLHRAKPEHLAAWAGDERPLVALIPEFDDFLRPEEAAERFRPLPQVELVDVAGGKHLWVGENQTRRVLDEIVERLNPAALPLPTRWPVSSGAAASV from the coding sequence ATCGAGATCCGCGGCGGCGTCGAGTTGCCGGCGCGCCGCGAAGAGATCACCCTGAGAACGCGCGACGGCCTCGACCTGGTCGGAGAACTCTCGTCACCGCTCGACCGCGAGCCCGTCGCCACCCTCGTCACCCTCCACCCGCTGCCCACGGCGGGCGGCTTCATGGACTCCCACATCCTCCGGAAGGCGGCGGCACGCCTCCCCGCTCTGGCGGACATCGCCGTCCTGCGGTTCAACACGCGCGGGACGTCCTCACCGCGCGGACGCAGCCAGGGCGAGTTCGGGCACGGCGTCGACGAGCGCTACGACGTGGAGGCGGCCATGACGTTCGTGACCGAGCGTCGCCTCCCGCACCCGTGGCTGCTGGGCTGGTCGTTCGGGACCGAACTCGCCCTCATGTACGGGCGGGAGCAGCCCGTCGACGGGGTCATCCTCCTCTCCCCGCCCCTCCACCGGGCGAAGCCCGAGCATCTCGCGGCCTGGGCGGGCGACGAGCGGCCGCTCGTGGCGCTCATCCCCGAGTTCGACGACTTCCTCCGGCCCGAGGAGGCTGCCGAGCGCTTCCGCCCGCTGCCGCAGGTCGAGCTCGTCGACGTCGCGGGAGGGAAGCACCTCTGGGTGGGCGAGAACCAGACCCGCCGGGTGCTCGACGAGATCGTGGAGCGGCTGAACCCGGCGGCCCTGCCCCTGCCGACGCGCTGGCCCGTCTCCTCGGGAGCGGCCGCTTCCGTCTGA
- a CDS encoding DivIVA domain-containing protein: MSTFPRSPRSKPGYDAEQVDEFLRQARRAYDGDATAAGALTAADIRHTAFSMAKGGYSTSHVDAALERLEDAFAAREREALRAQKGDAAWFEEARTTAQVILNRLDRPAGRRFDRVSLLTLGYNRQEVDRFTNRLVRYFQDGRPMSVDEVRTVTFREQRGGYREVQVDLLLDSVTDVMLAVR, encoded by the coding sequence GTGAGCACCTTCCCCCGCAGCCCCCGCTCGAAGCCCGGCTACGACGCGGAGCAGGTCGACGAGTTCCTCCGGCAGGCCCGGCGCGCTTACGATGGCGACGCGACGGCAGCGGGCGCTCTCACGGCTGCCGACATCCGTCACACCGCCTTCTCGATGGCCAAGGGCGGCTACTCGACCTCGCACGTCGACGCCGCGCTGGAGCGGCTGGAGGACGCCTTCGCGGCCCGCGAGCGGGAGGCGCTCCGCGCCCAGAAGGGCGACGCCGCATGGTTCGAGGAGGCGCGGACGACCGCTCAGGTCATCCTCAACCGTCTCGACCGCCCCGCGGGTCGGCGTTTCGACCGGGTGAGCCTGCTCACGCTCGGCTACAACCGCCAGGAGGTGGACCGCTTCACGAACCGGCTGGTCCGCTACTTCCAGGACGGCCGGCCCATGAGCGTCGACGAGGTGCGCACCGTGACGTTCCGCGAGCAGCGGGGCGGGTATCGCGAGGTCCAGGTCGATCTGCTGCTCGACAGCGTCACCGATGTGATGCTGGCTGTTCGCTGA
- a CDS encoding lytic transglycosylase domain-containing protein, translated as MGRREAAEIVPLTPANPVGVAFRRSRRPHIRSRALLLSFAFTAAVGFALVNVVDPFSGSTATPAYAAEAQAIPTTARYDGAPTQSLTAPDASGLTVTREAVTVTPKPTPTPTPTPTPSPTKSSSSGSGSGGGSSAAAPSAPIPSPGTAQAIAYQMVKDRGWGDDQYSCLVSLWNRESGWRVNASNPSGAYGIPQALPGSKMGPGWQTDATVQINWGLGYIAGRYTNPCGAWAHSQSTGWY; from the coding sequence GTGGGTAGACGAGAAGCAGCAGAGATTGTTCCGCTGACCCCGGCCAACCCGGTCGGCGTCGCGTTCCGGCGATCCCGGCGTCCGCACATCCGGTCGCGCGCCCTCCTTCTGAGCTTCGCCTTCACGGCGGCGGTGGGCTTCGCGCTGGTCAACGTGGTCGACCCGTTCTCGGGCTCGACGGCCACGCCCGCCTACGCGGCCGAGGCGCAGGCCATCCCGACCACGGCACGGTACGACGGCGCGCCGACGCAGTCGCTGACCGCGCCCGACGCCTCCGGTCTCACCGTCACCCGCGAGGCCGTCACCGTGACACCCAAGCCGACGCCGACCCCGACGCCGACGCCGACTCCCAGCCCGACGAAGTCGTCGAGCTCCGGGTCCGGTTCCGGTGGAGGATCGAGCGCCGCAGCCCCGTCCGCCCCGATCCCGAGCCCGGGCACGGCGCAGGCGATCGCGTACCAGATGGTGAAGGACCGCGGCTGGGGTGACGACCAGTACAGCTGCCTCGTCTCCCTCTGGAACCGCGAGTCCGGGTGGCGCGTGAACGCCTCCAACCCCAGCGGTGCATACGGGATCCCCCAGGCGCTGCCCGGCAGCAAGATGGGTCCGGGGTGGCAGACGGACGCCACCGTGCAGATCAACTGGGGCCTCGGGTACATCGCCGGTCGCTACACGAACCCCTGCGGTGCGTGGGCTCACTCGCAGTCGACAGGCTGGTACTGA
- a CDS encoding AI-2E family transporter, whose product MKIQNSFRLGLIGTLGVGLGILILSAITSLATIITYIGAALFLALGIEPLIAFLERRKFPRWLALLVALVVILGAFVGLIWAIVPIAVDQATQLVNNTISWVNNGGAEQWFLGLQHQFPTIVNQQNIDAVTKWLQQNLPDITSKVLQTGIGIVQGAFGVIIVVILTIYFTASLPSIKRASYQLVPASRRARFSDLGDQITDSVGKYVMGQVALALVNGVLSAIFLSVIGAKFPILLASIAFFFSLIPLVGTITGSVIIVAVCFLSGTPTAIAAAIYYLVYMQVEAYFLSPRIMNRAVSVPGALVVVAALAGGTLLGILGALVAIPFAAGILLIVKQVVIPRQNEL is encoded by the coding sequence GTGAAGATCCAGAATTCTTTCCGGCTGGGACTGATCGGGACGCTCGGCGTCGGGCTCGGGATCCTCATCCTGAGCGCGATCACCAGCCTCGCGACGATCATCACCTACATCGGGGCGGCCCTGTTCCTCGCGCTCGGCATCGAGCCCCTGATCGCCTTCCTGGAACGCCGGAAGTTCCCGCGCTGGCTCGCGCTTCTCGTCGCGCTCGTCGTCATCCTCGGCGCGTTCGTGGGCCTCATCTGGGCGATCGTCCCCATCGCGGTCGATCAGGCGACGCAGCTCGTGAACAACACGATCAGCTGGGTCAACAACGGCGGCGCCGAGCAGTGGTTCCTCGGGCTGCAGCACCAGTTCCCGACCATCGTCAATCAGCAGAACATCGACGCGGTCACCAAGTGGCTGCAGCAGAACCTCCCGGACATCACGAGCAAGGTCCTCCAGACCGGCATCGGCATCGTCCAGGGCGCCTTCGGGGTCATCATCGTCGTGATCCTGACCATCTACTTCACGGCGTCGCTGCCGAGCATCAAGCGCGCCAGCTACCAGCTCGTGCCCGCCTCGCGCCGCGCGCGCTTCTCAGACCTCGGCGACCAGATCACGGACTCGGTCGGCAAGTACGTGATGGGGCAGGTCGCCCTGGCTCTCGTCAACGGCGTGCTCAGCGCCATCTTCCTCAGCGTGATCGGCGCGAAGTTCCCGATCCTGCTCGCGTCCATCGCCTTCTTCTTCTCGCTCATCCCCCTGGTCGGGACGATCACGGGCTCGGTCATCATCGTCGCCGTGTGCTTCCTGTCCGGCACGCCGACCGCGATCGCGGCCGCGATCTACTACCTCGTGTACATGCAGGTGGAGGCGTACTTCCTCAGCCCGCGCATCATGAACCGGGCCGTGTCCGTGCCCGGCGCACTGGTCGTCGTCGCTGCGCTGGCGGGAGGCACCCTCCTGGGCATCCTCGGGGCGCTCGTCGCAATCCCGTTCGCCGCCGGAATCCTCCTGATCGTGAAACAGGTCGTCATCCCCCGCCAGAACGAGCTCTGA
- a CDS encoding tetratricopeptide repeat protein — translation MSNVPPSPTNLRGAVDLSGLVNRPAGPAAPAAAPSAGAEGEQLVLPSLYFEGTDANFNDFIDLSMTVPVVIDLWADWCEPCKQLTPILDRVTADYAGRFVLVKVDVDANPQLAQAFQAQSIPAVAAIVGGRPVQLFVGALPEPQVRDVIEQLLQLAAQNGVTGSVAVDGDAGLPAGAEGAEAAEPAPEPLPPLHQEAYDAIERGDYESAMKAYRTAIAQDPRDRMAVAGLAQVSLLHRLSGRTIDELRSAAAAAPADPDAQLAVADLDLSGGHVDDAFDRLLALFPKLGPEARDAVRTRLLDYFEIVGVDDPRVVRARARLASLLY, via the coding sequence ATGAGCAACGTCCCGCCGAGCCCGACCAACCTGCGGGGTGCGGTCGACCTGAGCGGCCTCGTGAACCGGCCCGCCGGTCCCGCCGCACCCGCCGCCGCACCGTCCGCCGGGGCGGAGGGCGAGCAGCTCGTGCTCCCCAGCCTCTACTTCGAGGGCACGGACGCGAACTTCAACGACTTCATCGACCTGTCGATGACCGTCCCGGTCGTCATCGACCTGTGGGCCGACTGGTGCGAGCCGTGCAAGCAGCTCACCCCGATCCTCGATCGGGTGACCGCCGATTACGCGGGACGGTTCGTCCTGGTCAAGGTCGACGTCGATGCGAACCCGCAGCTGGCGCAGGCGTTCCAGGCGCAGTCCATCCCCGCGGTCGCCGCGATCGTCGGCGGCCGGCCCGTCCAGCTCTTCGTCGGCGCGCTCCCCGAACCGCAGGTGCGCGACGTCATTGAGCAGCTCCTCCAGCTTGCGGCGCAGAACGGCGTCACCGGTTCGGTCGCCGTCGACGGCGACGCCGGGCTGCCCGCCGGCGCCGAGGGCGCCGAGGCGGCCGAGCCCGCACCCGAACCGCTCCCGCCCCTCCACCAGGAGGCGTACGACGCGATCGAGCGCGGCGACTACGAGAGCGCGATGAAGGCGTACCGGACCGCGATCGCCCAGGACCCGCGCGACCGCATGGCCGTCGCCGGGCTCGCCCAGGTGAGCCTGCTCCACCGCCTGTCGGGCCGCACGATCGATGAGCTGCGCTCCGCAGCGGCGGCAGCGCCCGCCGACCCGGACGCGCAGCTCGCCGTCGCGGACCTCGACCTCTCGGGCGGCCACGTCGACGACGCCTTCGACCGATTGCTGGCGCTCTTCCCGAAGCTCGGCCCCGAGGCGCGCGACGCGGTGCGCACCCGGCTCCTCGACTATTTCGAGATCGTCGGAGTGGACGACCCCCGCGTGGTGAGGGCGAGGGCTAGGCTGGCGTCGCTGCTGTACTGA